The Bacilli bacterium PM5-9 genome contains the following window.
GTGACTTTCAATAATTGGAAGTTTAATATTTTCAATTAAAATATCACCAGATTCACAACAATTACCAGCAATCCTTACTTCTTCTTGTGGCTTTTGTTCAGCCTTGTTTGCTAGAATTGCTTCATATTTTGCTTGATACATTGATGGTCTGATGTTATCGCACATTCCACCATTTATTCCAACATATTTTCTAATTCCAGGAATATCTTTAATTGAACCAATTTCATACAAAGAAAAGCCTGCTTCTCCAATCATATAACGACCTGGTTCAATAACAACCTTTGGTCTTTGTGAGTAGTTTAGTTCTTTAAATCCAGTTGTGATTTTTTCCATAATTGGTTCAAAATAATATGATAATGAAGGTGCTTTTTCATCATTAGTATATTCAATACCAAATCCACCACCAATATTTAATACTTCAATTTCAAAATTGTATTCACTTTGTAATTGTTTTGCGATATTTATCACAACATCAATTGCTTTTAAATGAGTATTGTTTTCATGAAGTTGTGAGCCAACATGGAAGTGAATACCTTTAACACTAATATTTGGCATTTCTAATGCTCTTTTTAAAACATTTTTGAAAATATCATTTGTAATTGGAACACCAAATTTTGAATCTTTTTGTCCTGTATTAATTTTTTCATGAGCACCACCCGACACTTCAGGTGTTATTCTAAATAAAATGTTTTGAATTTTATTGTGTTTTTGTGCAATTTCTTGAATTAAATCTAACTCGTATTCATTATCTACAACAAAGTATCCGATTTCTTCTTTGATACCAAATTCTATGTCCTCGTATGTTTTATTATTTCCATTAAATTCAACATTTTTTAAATTTACACCAGCTTGTTTTGCGATATATAATTCTCCTGCACTTACAATATCTAATCCAAAGTCATTATTTTGCATAATTCTTGCTAAACCAATACTAAGGTTAGCCTTTGAAGCATAATGTACTTTTACATTTTCATATTTATCTTGAAAACTATCTTTGAACTCTTTAATGTTTTCTTTTAATTTAGAATATGAAATTACATACATAGGTGTTTTGTATTCTTTTGCTAATTTTACAAGATTAACACCATCAATATATGCTTCATTATTTTTTGTTTCATACTTTAACACTATTATCCCTTCCTTTCTTGAAATCATCTTATCATACAAAATAATATAATCAATTAAAAAAAAGAAATGTGATAATTATTTAATGATTTTTGATATCTTTAAAACATTTTTATGTGATATACTTTAATTAAATAGAGGAATATTTTTAAAAGGAGTTGTTATAATGGTCGCTATTGATAATAATAATCCCAATTTTTTTAAAGATGTTGATATATTATATGAAGGTGCTGGATTGCTAAACAATGAAAACAACAAGCAA
Protein-coding sequences here:
- a CDS encoding diaminopimelate decarboxylase (product_source=KO:K01586; cath_funfam=2.40.37.10,3.20.20.10; cog=COG0019; ko=KO:K01586; pfam=PF00278,PF02784; superfamily=51419; tigrfam=TIGR01048), which translates into the protein MLKYETKNNEAYIDGVNLVKLAKEYKTPMYVISYSKLKENIKEFKDSFQDKYENVKVHYASKANLSIGLARIMQNNDFGLDIVSAGELYIAKQAGVNLKNVEFNGNNKTYEDIEFGIKEEIGYFVVDNEYELDLIQEIAQKHNKIQNILFRITPEVSGGAHEKINTGQKDSKFGVPITNDIFKNVLKRALEMPNISVKGIHFHVGSQLHENNTHLKAIDVVINIAKQLQSEYNFEIEVLNIGGGFGIEYTNDEKAPSLSYYFEPIMEKITTGFKELNYSQRPKVVIEPGRYMIGEAGFSLYEIGSIKDIPGIRKYVGINGGMCDNIRPSMYQAKYEAILANKAEQKPQEEVRIAGNCCESGDILIENIKLPIIESHDILCVFSTGAYGYSMASNYNMNRIPKTVLIENGNIQLMIKEQSFEQLIENDCDIKL